The following coding sequences lie in one Rutidosis leptorrhynchoides isolate AG116_Rl617_1_P2 chromosome 4, CSIRO_AGI_Rlap_v1, whole genome shotgun sequence genomic window:
- the LOC139841702 gene encoding uncharacterized protein, translated as MQSDDFSEIPIVVSCKIAEADITVMKVHVDNGNSVDIIYEQCFDQLPESIKTYLETTAVSLIGFAGESSLPIGVLPLNVELADVNDDALVRQARFDFYVMRASSRYNMLLGRTAIRQDLVDDADPMEIINLAYPEQKIKVGRNVSADIRKQIVLNVNPTLKPVVQKRRGMAPDRVKWLCEEVTKLVRAGILREVQYQSWIANPVLVKKADGS; from the exons atgcagagcgatgatttctcTGAAATTCCGATAGTGGTATCGTGCAAAATCGCGGAAGCTGACATCACAGTCATGAAAGTCCATGTCGATAACGGCAATAGCGtcgatattatttacgaacaatgtttcgATCAACTGCCAGAAAGTATTAAAACGTACCTGGAAACAACCGCGGTTTCGTTAATTGGCTTTGCAGGAGAATCCtcattacctataggtgttttgCCATTAAACGTCGAGCTGGCTGATGTAAATGACGATGCCTTGGTGCGACAAGCGCGGTTtgatttttatgttatgcgagcctcaTCTCGTTATAACATGTTGctgggaagaaccgctataa GGCAGGACCTTGTTGATGATGCGGATCCTATGGAAATAATTAATCTCGCGTATCCAgagcagaaaatcaaagtaggacgcAATGTTAGTGCGGATATTAGGAAACAAATCGT gCTCAATGTAAATCCAACTTTAAAGCctgtagtgcaaaagcgaaggggcaTGGCCCCAGATCGTGTAAAATGGCTCTGCgaagaagtaacaaaattggtAAGAGCTGGAATTCTGCGCGAAGTTCAATATCAATCATGGATTGCAAATCCAGTGTTGGTGAAAAAAGCTGATGGTTCCTAG